A window from Frischella perrara encodes these proteins:
- the rbbA gene encoding ribosome-associated ATPase/putative transporter RbbA, whose protein sequence is MSEPKQNLANSSAKTDSEDFVVRVENTTLQYKNVYALNNITLNFPPRCMIGLIGPDGVGKSSLLSLIAGAHVIQQGNVYVLDGNMADKAHRNSVCTRIAYMPQGLGKNLYPTLSVEENLQFFARLFGHDAQERRRRIDELTQSTGLYPFLSRPAGRLSGGMKQKVSLCSALIHDPDLLILDEPTTGVDPLSRAQFWELINKIRKQRPQMSVIVATAYMDEAQNFDWLVAMYAGKILETGSPQQLLSKTGKNNLDDAFIQLMPENAKQGYQTVEIPPLEVGEKAEIAIEAKGLTKQFGNFVAVDHVNFSIQQGEIFGFLGSNGCGKSTTMKMLTGLLPISSGEAWLFGKPVDANDINVRRHLGYMSQAFSLYSELTVDQNLVLHARLFGIKEELIPKRVEELVKRFGLEEHRQSLPDSLPLGVKQRLSLSVAVVHNPEILILDEPTSGVDPIARDDFWRLIIELSRKDKVTVFITTHFMNEAARCDRISLMHAGKVLASDTPDNIIASKQASTLEQAFIRYLVEAGADDSAKQVEIQNANDKQAEQPQSNEDNHDKKSKISGFSLTRMIGCLWREALELSRDPLRAVLALLGSAILMLVMGYGITLDVEDLHFAVLDRDQSGLSQNYVLNLSGSKRYFKEEKPLRDYNDMDQRMRSGKISLAIEIPPNFGRDIQRGDPVNIAVWIDGAMPLRADTIKGYVQGMHLAWLNEQSQEKLGQKMASFASVETRYRYNPDVKSLPSMVPAVIPILLLMIPAMLAALSVVREKEMGSIINLYVTPVTRTEFLIGKQIPYIILSMSSFFILLFMALTIFNVPIKGSVLTLCISALAYCVIATGIGLLASTVTRSQIAVIFLTCVGTMLPAIQFSGLLTPVSSLEGVGRYIGEVFPTAHLLVISRGVFNKALQFADLHTSIFSLLITIPIILGMSILLLKKQEG, encoded by the coding sequence GGTTAATTGGTCCAGACGGGGTGGGTAAATCAAGTTTATTATCTCTCATTGCTGGTGCACATGTTATCCAACAAGGTAATGTTTATGTGCTTGACGGTAATATGGCAGATAAAGCGCATCGTAATTCAGTATGTACACGTATTGCTTATATGCCACAAGGGTTAGGTAAAAACCTTTATCCTACTTTATCTGTCGAAGAGAATTTACAATTTTTTGCACGACTATTTGGTCATGATGCTCAAGAACGACGACGTCGTATCGATGAACTAACACAAAGTACCGGACTTTACCCATTCTTATCTCGTCCTGCCGGTCGTTTGTCTGGTGGGATGAAGCAAAAAGTCAGTCTATGTTCTGCTTTGATCCATGATCCAGATCTTCTTATTCTTGATGAACCAACAACCGGTGTTGATCCCCTTTCACGAGCTCAATTTTGGGAACTGATTAACAAAATCCGTAAGCAACGACCGCAAATGAGTGTAATTGTGGCCACTGCTTATATGGATGAAGCACAAAATTTTGATTGGTTAGTGGCAATGTATGCTGGAAAAATTCTTGAAACCGGTTCTCCACAACAATTATTGAGTAAGACCGGTAAAAATAATTTGGATGATGCATTCATTCAATTAATGCCAGAAAATGCTAAGCAAGGGTATCAAACGGTCGAAATTCCCCCTTTAGAAGTGGGTGAAAAGGCCGAAATAGCCATTGAAGCTAAAGGATTAACAAAACAATTTGGTAATTTCGTTGCCGTTGATCACGTCAATTTTTCTATTCAGCAAGGAGAAATTTTCGGCTTTTTAGGTTCAAATGGTTGTGGAAAATCAACAACCATGAAAATGTTAACGGGGTTACTTCCAATATCGTCAGGCGAAGCATGGTTATTTGGTAAACCTGTTGATGCCAATGATATTAATGTAAGACGACATCTAGGCTATATGTCACAGGCATTCTCTTTATATAGTGAATTGACGGTTGACCAGAATTTAGTTTTACATGCACGATTATTTGGTATTAAAGAAGAGCTAATTCCCAAACGAGTAGAAGAACTAGTTAAACGTTTTGGGTTAGAAGAACATCGACAGAGTTTGCCTGATAGTTTACCACTTGGGGTTAAACAGCGATTGTCATTATCAGTAGCGGTGGTTCATAATCCGGAAATCCTAATTTTAGATGAACCTACTTCAGGTGTTGACCCAATAGCACGTGATGATTTTTGGCGTTTAATTATTGAGCTTTCAAGAAAAGATAAAGTTACTGTTTTCATTACCACGCATTTTATGAATGAAGCTGCGCGTTGTGATCGCATATCACTGATGCATGCAGGTAAAGTATTGGCGAGTGATACACCAGACAATATTATTGCTTCTAAACAGGCCTCTACACTTGAACAAGCGTTTATTCGTTATCTAGTTGAGGCTGGCGCAGATGATTCTGCTAAGCAAGTCGAAATTCAAAATGCTAATGATAAGCAAGCTGAACAACCTCAATCAAATGAAGACAATCATGATAAAAAATCAAAGATATCAGGATTTAGTCTAACTCGTATGATCGGTTGTTTATGGCGTGAAGCATTAGAATTATCCCGCGATCCATTACGTGCGGTTTTAGCTTTACTTGGTTCAGCAATTTTAATGCTAGTTATGGGGTATGGGATTACTTTAGATGTTGAAGATTTGCATTTTGCTGTACTTGACCGTGATCAAAGTGGGTTAAGTCAAAATTATGTTTTGAATTTATCCGGTTCCAAGCGCTATTTTAAAGAAGAAAAACCGTTACGCGATTACAATGACATGGATCAACGTATGCGAAGTGGAAAAATTTCTCTTGCGATAGAAATCCCACCTAATTTTGGGCGTGATATTCAACGTGGTGATCCTGTCAACATTGCAGTTTGGATTGATGGTGCGATGCCATTACGAGCTGATACGATTAAAGGTTACGTTCAAGGTATGCATCTGGCATGGCTTAATGAGCAATCGCAAGAAAAATTAGGTCAAAAGATGGCTAGTTTTGCAAGCGTTGAAACTCGTTATCGATATAACCCAGATGTTAAGAGCTTACCATCAATGGTGCCCGCAGTTATTCCGATTTTGTTGTTAATGATTCCAGCAATGTTAGCGGCTTTATCTGTTGTGCGTGAAAAAGAGATGGGGTCAATTATTAATTTATATGTAACACCCGTGACCCGTACTGAGTTCTTAATTGGTAAACAAATACCATATATTATATTATCAATGTCGAGCTTTTTTATTTTATTGTTTATGGCATTAACAATATTTAATGTGCCAATTAAAGGTAGTGTGCTTACACTTTGTATTTCTGCATTAGCCTATTGTGTTATAGCTACCGGTATAGGGTTACTCGCTTCAACCGTCACTAGAAGCCAAATCGCAGTAATATTTCTAACATGTGTGGGTACAATGTTACCAGCGATCCAATTCTCAGGTTTACTAACGCCTGTTTCTTCTTTAGAAGGTGTTGGTCGTTATATTGGTGAAGTATTTCCTACTGCTCATCTATTGGTTATTTCTCGGGGAGTATTTAATAAAGCACTACAATTTGCTGATTTACATACGTCGATATTCTCATTATTGATCACTATCCCAATTATTTTAGGGATGAGTATTCTTCTACTTAAAAAACAGGAAGGGTAA
- the dnaG gene encoding DNA primase, which yields MMKHIPQDFIVDLVARTNIVDVISARIKIKKKGKDYWGNCPFHNEKTPSFSVSEKKQIYYCFGCGAGGYTIDFIMQYDRLSFPEAIEELATLQGITVPYVDKSPNQHSNKTQISGQNTRRDLYQLMERLANFYQIQLNESSAQKAKDYLQQRGLDAQVIEHYRIGYAPDDWNKTSNEILKNDQERKLYDQAGMQVTNDNGRQYDRFRNRIMFPIRDRQGNIIAFGGRTINSKENAKYINSPETSIFHKGYQLYGLYEALQINRNPQQLLVVEGYMDVVSVAQFGINYAVAALGTATTEEHIKLLFRATDNVIFCFDGDEAGRRAAWRALIVLLPTLLDGKQIKFVFLPEGEDPDTLIRKEGKTGFELRITQGMALSKFLFEELIKQVDLKTSEGRAKLSSLALPLIAQIKAQSFSLNLKQQLGDYLGFLDVSQIDKLLEQHTDTNKAEMTVNKSPVIQMKLTTMRILIGLLVQNPELAKLVSDVNALRNVKLAGIELFLELLDLCHHYTNINTAQILAKYADTPVYKQLTILSTWEHKYPDEELNMIFSHTLKELYDNILCQKRDELIAKDRVFKLTEAEKKELATLILVLSKKD from the coding sequence ATTATGAAACATATTCCTCAGGACTTTATTGTTGATCTTGTTGCGCGTACTAACATCGTTGATGTAATTAGTGCTCGGATTAAAATCAAAAAAAAAGGAAAAGATTATTGGGGAAATTGTCCGTTTCATAATGAAAAGACTCCCTCCTTCTCGGTAAGCGAAAAAAAACAAATTTATTATTGTTTTGGTTGTGGTGCCGGTGGCTATACCATTGATTTTATTATGCAATACGATCGTCTCTCATTTCCAGAGGCCATTGAAGAATTAGCGACTTTACAAGGCATTACAGTTCCCTACGTAGATAAATCACCCAATCAACACAGCAATAAAACACAAATAAGTGGTCAAAATACCCGACGTGACCTTTATCAATTGATGGAACGCTTAGCAAATTTCTATCAAATACAACTCAATGAATCTTCTGCACAAAAAGCTAAAGATTATCTTCAACAACGTGGCTTAGATGCACAAGTTATTGAGCATTACAGGATTGGTTACGCTCCTGATGATTGGAACAAAACATCGAATGAAATTTTAAAAAATGATCAAGAACGTAAATTATATGATCAAGCTGGCATGCAAGTAACCAATGATAATGGTCGACAATACGATAGATTTCGTAATCGCATCATGTTTCCAATTCGTGATCGACAAGGTAATATCATCGCATTTGGCGGTCGAACAATTAATAGCAAAGAAAATGCAAAATATATAAATTCCCCAGAAACCTCAATATTTCATAAAGGTTATCAACTATACGGCCTTTATGAAGCACTCCAAATAAACCGTAATCCTCAACAACTCTTAGTTGTGGAAGGATATATGGATGTTGTTTCCGTTGCCCAATTTGGTATTAATTATGCAGTTGCAGCATTAGGGACTGCGACTACTGAAGAACATATTAAATTATTATTTAGAGCAACAGATAACGTCATCTTTTGCTTTGACGGTGATGAGGCTGGGCGTCGTGCAGCATGGCGAGCTTTAATTGTATTATTACCAACGTTACTTGATGGTAAACAAATTAAATTTGTTTTTCTACCTGAAGGAGAAGATCCCGATACGTTAATTCGCAAAGAAGGAAAAACGGGATTCGAACTTCGCATAACTCAGGGCATGGCTTTATCAAAGTTTCTATTTGAGGAATTAATAAAACAAGTCGATCTTAAAACATCTGAGGGTCGAGCAAAATTGAGTTCGCTAGCGCTTCCTCTCATTGCTCAAATCAAAGCACAATCATTTAGTCTCAATCTTAAACAACAGTTAGGAGACTATCTTGGCTTTCTTGATGTCAGTCAAATTGACAAATTACTAGAACAACATACTGATACCAACAAAGCTGAAATGACAGTGAATAAGTCACCTGTTATTCAGATGAAATTAACAACCATGCGAATTTTGATCGGATTATTAGTTCAAAATCCTGAACTTGCAAAATTAGTCAGCGATGTTAACGCATTAAGAAATGTAAAATTAGCAGGTATTGAATTGTTCCTTGAATTATTGGATCTTTGCCACCATTATACAAATATCAATACAGCGCAAATTTTGGCTAAATATGCAGATACGCCTGTTTATAAACAATTAACGATATTATCAACTTGGGAACATAAATACCCAGATGAAGAATTAAACATGATTTTTTCTCATACTTTAAAAGAGTTGTATGATAATATATTGTGCCAAAAAAGAGACGAATTAATCGCAAAAGATAGAGTATTTAAACTAACCGAAGCAGAAAAAAAAGAATTAGCAACATTAATACTTGTTTTATCAAAAAAAGACTAA
- the uspA gene encoding universal stress protein UspA codes for MAYKHILVAVDLSPESDILVEKAVSMARPYNAQISLIHVGINYSDLYTGLVDINMNDMKDRITEDAHIILNKLASNAGYPITHTLSGSGEFGQVLIEAIREFGADLVVCGHHQDFWSKLMSSARQLINNTHVDTLIVPLKDEVITEEKAVEVN; via the coding sequence ATGGCTTATAAGCATATTTTAGTGGCAGTTGATCTTTCACCTGAAAGTGATATTTTGGTGGAAAAAGCAGTATCAATGGCAAGACCTTACAATGCGCAGATCTCATTAATTCACGTTGGTATCAATTACTCTGATCTATATACTGGTCTTGTTGATATCAATATGAATGATATGAAAGATCGCATAACTGAAGATGCCCATATTATTCTGAATAAACTCGCGAGTAACGCTGGATATCCAATAACTCATACTCTTTCTGGAAGTGGTGAATTTGGTCAAGTACTTATCGAAGCTATTCGTGAGTTTGGTGCAGATCTTGTTGTTTGTGGACATCATCAAGATTTCTGGAGTAAGCTCATGTCGTCAGCTCGCCAATTAATTAATAATACTCATGTTGATACATTAATTGTGCCACTAAAAGATGAAGTCATAACCGAAGAAAAAGCTGTTGAAGTTAATTAA
- the rpoD gene encoding RNA polymerase sigma factor RpoD codes for MEQNSQSQLKHLIIRGKELGYLTYADLNDHLPEEIIDSDQIEDIIQMINDMGIQVLEEAPDSDEMLLSDNVPDEEAVEAATALVLSNVESEIGRTTDPVRMYMREMGAVELLTREGEIDIAKRIEDGINQVQTSVSEYPEAITYLLEQYNLVEQGTVRLSDLITGFVDPNAQEGMDDLPEDLVSHDADIDLDDEVDDDEETESTDDDSSIDPEVAREKFLALKTQHEITSEAIKKYGRANKKARQEIENLSEIFKQFRLVGKQFEILVNNMRQMMDRVRSHEHLIMKICIEQCKMPKKQFMSYFIGNENNMSWFEKATKSKHAYGEKLKEFESQIAKETEQLQKIEIETDLSIEQIKDINRRMSIGEAKARRAKKEMVEANLRLVISIAKKYTNRGLQFLDLIQEGNIGLMKAVDKFEYRRGYKFSTYATWWIRQAITRSIADQARTIRIPVHMIETINKLNRISRQILQEIGREPTPEELSEKMQMPEDKIRKVLKIAKEPISMETPVGDDEDSHLGDFIEDTAMEQPLDAATSESLRAATRDILEGLTPREAKVLRMRFGIDMNTDHTLEEVGKQFDVTRERIRQIEAKALRKLRHPSRSDVLRSFLDE; via the coding sequence ATGGAGCAAAACTCTCAATCACAACTCAAACATCTGATCATACGAGGTAAAGAGCTTGGCTATTTAACCTACGCGGATCTGAATGATCATTTACCTGAAGAAATTATCGATTCAGATCAGATCGAAGATATTATTCAAATGATCAATGATATGGGGATTCAGGTTCTTGAAGAAGCACCTGATTCTGATGAAATGCTATTATCAGATAATGTTCCCGATGAAGAAGCCGTTGAAGCAGCCACAGCTTTAGTATTATCTAATGTTGAATCAGAAATTGGGCGAACAACTGATCCTGTGCGCATGTATATGCGTGAAATGGGGGCGGTAGAGCTGTTAACACGTGAAGGCGAAATTGATATTGCTAAACGTATAGAAGATGGTATCAACCAAGTGCAAACTTCTGTTTCAGAATATCCTGAAGCAATTACTTATCTTCTTGAACAATATAATTTAGTTGAGCAAGGAACAGTTCGTTTATCAGATTTAATTACTGGCTTTGTCGATCCAAATGCTCAAGAAGGTATGGATGATTTACCAGAAGATTTAGTTAGTCATGATGCAGATATTGATCTTGATGATGAAGTGGATGACGACGAAGAAACAGAATCTACAGATGATGATTCATCGATCGATCCTGAAGTTGCTCGCGAAAAATTCTTAGCACTTAAGACGCAACATGAAATAACGTCAGAAGCGATTAAAAAGTATGGTCGTGCAAACAAAAAAGCTCGTCAGGAGATTGAAAATTTATCAGAAATCTTTAAGCAATTCCGCCTAGTCGGTAAGCAGTTTGAAATTCTGGTTAATAATATGCGTCAAATGATGGATCGCGTGAGATCTCATGAACATTTGATTATGAAAATTTGCATTGAACAATGCAAAATGCCTAAAAAACAATTCATGAGTTATTTCATCGGAAACGAAAATAATATGAGTTGGTTTGAAAAAGCGACCAAATCCAAACATGCATATGGTGAAAAACTCAAAGAGTTTGAAAGCCAGATTGCTAAGGAAACAGAACAGCTACAAAAAATCGAAATTGAAACCGATCTATCTATTGAACAAATAAAAGATATCAATCGTCGAATGTCGATTGGTGAAGCAAAAGCTAGACGTGCTAAGAAAGAGATGGTTGAAGCAAATTTACGTCTCGTTATCTCAATTGCAAAAAAATACACTAACCGTGGTTTACAATTCCTAGACCTTATACAGGAAGGTAACATCGGTTTGATGAAGGCTGTTGATAAATTTGAATATCGTCGTGGGTACAAATTCTCGACTTATGCAACTTGGTGGATTCGTCAGGCAATTACGCGTTCAATTGCTGATCAGGCAAGGACAATTCGTATTCCTGTACATATGATTGAAACAATCAATAAACTCAATCGTATTTCACGTCAAATTTTACAAGAGATTGGACGTGAACCAACACCGGAAGAGTTGTCAGAAAAAATGCAAATGCCTGAGGATAAGATTCGTAAGGTGTTAAAAATTGCTAAAGAGCCGATCTCTATGGAAACGCCAGTTGGTGATGATGAAGATTCACATCTTGGTGATTTTATTGAAGATACAGCAATGGAGCAACCACTTGATGCAGCTACATCAGAAAGTTTACGCGCAGCTACTCGTGATATATTAGAAGGTTTAACGCCACGAGAAGCAAAAGTGTTAAGAATGCGCTTTGGTATTGATATGAATACTGACCATACACTGGAAGAAGTGGGTAAACAATTCGATGTAACTCGAGAACGTATTCGTCAGATTGAGGCAAAGGCATTACGTAAATTACGTCATCCTAGTCGTTCTGATGTATTACGTAGCTTCTTAGACGAATAA
- the rpsU gene encoding 30S ribosomal protein S21 translates to MPVIKVRENEPFDVALRRFKRSCEKAGILAEVRNREFYEKPTTIRKRAKAAAVKRHAKKLERENARRIRLH, encoded by the coding sequence ATGCCAGTAATTAAAGTACGTGAGAATGAACCTTTTGATGTAGCATTACGTCGTTTTAAACGTTCTTGTGAAAAAGCAGGAATTTTAGCTGAAGTACGTAACCGTGAGTTTTATGAAAAACCAACAACTATCCGTAAACGCGCTAAAGCTGCTGCTGTTAAACGTCATGCTAAAAAACTAGAAAGAGAAAACGCACGTCGTATTCGTTTACACTAA
- the pitA gene encoding inorganic phosphate transporter PitA, with translation MFHLFSDLDISTLMLLAIALLFVLFYEAINGFHDTANAVATVIYTKALKERLAVLMASIFNFFGVLLGGLSVAYAIVHLLPTDLLLNVSSYHGLAMVFSILFAAIIWNLGTWYLGIPASSSHTLIGSIIGVALANAFLTNTSVIEALNIPKMISILLSLIISPIIGLLLAGLMIFALRKMWVKKKSGKKRERIFMTPEQREKLYGKKKPPFWIRIMLIISAAGVSFSHGANDGQKGIGLLMLVLIGIAPAGFIVNMNASTYDIANTRNAIHNIEEYFIAHQHDLNVVIGKQTTLNSDSNVTDLTQYHCDYSNSFTTLNIAKSLFNNLSDYETLSVEQRAQTRRILICLSDTVNHIAKQTDISKQDRAYLTALKNDLLVTVEYAPIWIIIAVASALAVGTMIGWRRVAITIGEKIGKKGMTYAQGVCAQVTTAFSIGIASFTGMPVSTTQVLSSSVAGTMIVDGGGVQSKTMKSIALTWILTLPISIILSAVIFWLAQMLI, from the coding sequence ATGTTCCATCTATTTTCTGATTTAGATATTTCGACACTTATGCTATTAGCAATTGCCCTATTGTTTGTTTTATTTTATGAAGCAATTAATGGGTTTCATGACACCGCCAATGCAGTGGCTACTGTTATCTATACTAAAGCGCTAAAAGAAAGACTCGCAGTATTGATGGCTAGTATTTTTAATTTTTTTGGCGTTTTACTCGGTGGATTAAGTGTTGCTTATGCCATCGTACATTTATTACCCACTGATCTCCTGCTCAATGTCAGTTCTTATCATGGCTTAGCAATGGTATTTTCCATCTTGTTTGCAGCAATTATTTGGAACTTAGGGACTTGGTATTTAGGAATTCCGGCTTCAAGCTCTCATACATTGATTGGTTCAATTATTGGAGTAGCTCTTGCTAATGCATTTCTTACAAATACCTCTGTTATTGAAGCGCTTAATATTCCTAAAATGATATCTATCTTACTTTCATTGATTATCTCCCCAATAATAGGATTATTACTTGCAGGTTTAATGATTTTTGCGCTAAGAAAAATGTGGGTTAAAAAGAAAAGTGGCAAAAAAAGAGAACGTATTTTTATGACGCCTGAACAACGCGAAAAGCTATATGGTAAGAAAAAACCACCATTTTGGATACGTATTATGCTTATCATTTCGGCTGCTGGGGTAAGTTTCTCTCATGGGGCGAATGATGGTCAAAAAGGGATTGGCTTATTAATGCTCGTCTTAATAGGTATAGCTCCGGCTGGTTTTATTGTTAATATGAATGCCTCAACTTACGATATTGCCAATACTCGTAATGCTATTCACAATATTGAAGAATACTTTATCGCTCACCAACATGATCTTAATGTAGTGATTGGTAAACAAACAACTTTAAATAGCGATAGCAATGTTACTGATTTAACCCAATACCATTGTGACTATTCAAATTCATTCACTACGCTCAATATTGCCAAATCTTTATTTAATAATCTTTCCGATTATGAAACATTAAGTGTTGAACAACGTGCGCAAACCAGACGTATTTTAATTTGTTTATCAGATACTGTGAATCATATTGCTAAACAAACAGACATTTCTAAACAGGATAGAGCTTACTTGACTGCATTAAAAAATGATCTACTGGTTACTGTCGAGTATGCACCTATTTGGATTATTATCGCTGTAGCGTCTGCCCTTGCAGTGGGAACAATGATAGGTTGGCGTCGTGTCGCAATTACCATAGGCGAGAAAATTGGTAAAAAAGGCATGACTTATGCGCAAGGAGTTTGTGCACAAGTGACCACAGCATTCTCAATTGGAATAGCAAGTTTCACAGGTATGCCAGTATCAACGACTCAGGTACTATCTTCTTCTGTGGCAGGTACAATGATTGTTGATGGTGGAGGTGTTCAAAGTAAAACGATGAAGAGCATTGCACTTACATGGATACTCACTTTACCTATATCAATTATACTGTCAGCTGTAATTTTTTGGCTTGCTCAAATGTTAATTTAG
- a CDS encoding ABC transporter permease, whose protein sequence is MQSFINIFRLGVKELWGLLRDPIMLILIAYCFTIDIYSAATATSDSLNRATIAVVDEDDSQLSQQIISAFYPPMFIKPAKVYSMDEVDAGMDTGNYTFSLNIPPNFQRDVLNNMRPEIQLNVDATRMGQAFVGNGYITQMINDEVNQFVNRYRANTSLPVNIQVRAMFNPNLTRSWFGSVMEIINIVTTLSIILTGAALMREREHGTIDHLLSMPVTPFEIMMSKIWSMGLVVLVSTWGALLLVVQLWLGVPIAGSVTLFLIGAALHLFVTTSLGILLATIARSTAQFAMLLILILLPLQMLSGGSTPRESMPEIVQQIMMFAPTTHFVELGQAILYRGAGLNVVWVPYVWLLGIGVVFFTFSLMRFRKSIASMGS, encoded by the coding sequence ATGCAGAGCTTTATTAATATTTTTAGATTAGGTGTTAAGGAGTTATGGGGATTATTACGTGATCCAATCATGTTAATTCTTATCGCGTATTGTTTTACTATTGATATTTATTCAGCCGCTACAGCAACTTCTGATTCCCTAAATCGTGCGACAATAGCAGTTGTAGATGAAGATGATTCACAACTTTCCCAGCAAATTATTTCTGCATTTTATCCCCCGATGTTTATAAAACCAGCCAAGGTCTATTCAATGGATGAAGTAGATGCAGGAATGGATACGGGTAACTATACTTTTTCACTTAATATTCCGCCAAATTTTCAAAGAGATGTGCTTAACAACATGCGTCCAGAAATTCAGCTAAATGTTGATGCCACCCGTATGGGACAAGCATTTGTTGGGAATGGCTACATTACGCAAATGATTAATGATGAGGTTAATCAATTTGTTAATCGTTATCGAGCAAATACTTCATTACCAGTTAATATTCAAGTAAGAGCAATGTTTAACCCAAATCTAACTCGTTCTTGGTTTGGTTCAGTAATGGAAATAATAAATATTGTGACGACTTTATCAATTATTTTAACGGGTGCGGCATTAATGCGTGAACGTGAGCATGGTACGATTGATCATTTATTATCAATGCCAGTGACACCATTTGAGATCATGATGTCCAAAATCTGGTCAATGGGATTAGTCGTACTGGTATCAACTTGGGGAGCATTACTATTAGTTGTACAACTGTGGTTGGGCGTACCTATTGCCGGTTCAGTGACGTTATTCCTAATTGGTGCAGCGTTACATTTATTTGTAACTACTTCTTTAGGTATTTTGCTTGCAACAATCGCGCGTTCAACCGCACAGTTTGCGATGTTATTGATTCTCATATTACTGCCTTTACAAATGTTATCCGGTGGATCGACACCGCGTGAAAGTATGCCAGAAATTGTGCAACAAATTATGATGTTCGCACCAACTACCCATTTTGTTGAATTAGGACAAGCGATTTTGTATCGTGGTGCTGGATTGAATGTGGTATGGGTTCCTTATGTTTGGCTTTTGGGAATTGGTGTTGTCTTCTTTACTTTTTCATTAATGAGATTCAGAAAATCAATTGCGAGTATGGGATCATAA
- a CDS encoding bile acid:sodium symporter family protein, with product MNIIKLLKIDPFLLTLIIVVITATILPCEGDTKRFFETLTTIAIALLFFMHGAKLSFNAIIDGIKNWKLHLVIFVTTFIVFPILGSTLQIFVPTLLSNDLYLGFIYLCTLPATVQSAIAFTSIARGNIAAAICSASASTLLGVFVTPILIGIFMHTQSNGALDISDAIYSIMIKLMLPFVIGHLSRPLIGKWIDKYRKVINQTDRLSILLVVYVAFSSAVINGIWQQIDLISFITIIFFSLLLLTIVLLITTYSARLLGFNKQDEITIVFCGSKKSLASGIPMASIIFPISVTGIMVLPLMIFHQIQLMVCALLAAHYAKRRD from the coding sequence ATGAATATAATTAAATTATTAAAAATCGACCCTTTTCTACTCACACTTATTATCGTTGTTATCACTGCGACAATTTTGCCTTGTGAAGGTGACACCAAACGCTTTTTTGAAACCCTAACTACAATCGCAATTGCCCTACTTTTCTTCATGCATGGTGCTAAATTATCTTTTAATGCAATTATAGATGGCATTAAGAATTGGAAACTTCATTTAGTTATATTTGTTACCACATTTATCGTTTTTCCAATACTTGGGAGCACATTACAAATTTTTGTCCCAACTTTGTTATCTAATGATCTGTATTTGGGTTTTATCTATTTATGCACTTTACCCGCCACAGTACAATCAGCAATAGCTTTTACCTCTATTGCTAGAGGTAACATTGCCGCAGCAATCTGTAGCGCATCAGCCTCGACATTATTAGGTGTATTTGTTACGCCTATATTAATTGGAATTTTTATGCATACGCAATCTAATGGAGCATTAGATATTAGTGATGCTATTTATTCAATTATGATAAAACTGATGTTACCTTTTGTGATTGGTCATTTATCTAGACCATTAATTGGCAAATGGATCGACAAATATCGTAAAGTAATCAATCAAACTGATCGGCTATCAATTTTACTGGTCGTTTATGTCGCGTTCAGCAGTGCTGTTATTAATGGAATATGGCAACAAATTGATTTAATCTCATTTATAACCATTATTTTCTTTTCCTTATTACTACTAACTATTGTATTGTTGATTACAACCTATAGTGCCAGACTACTCGGTTTTAATAAACAAGATGAGATTACCATTGTATTTTGTGGCTCTAAGAAGAGTCTTGCCAGTGGTATTCCTATGGCCAGTATCATTTTTCCTATCTCAGTGACGGGAATAATGGTTTTACCCTTGATGATTTTTCACCAAATACAATTAATGGTCTGTGCTTTACTTGCTGCTCATTATGCTAAACGCCGAGATTAA